The proteins below come from a single Hirundo rustica isolate bHirRus1 chromosome 6, bHirRus1.pri.v3, whole genome shotgun sequence genomic window:
- the DEPDC7 gene encoding DEP domain-containing protein 7, whose protein sequence is MATVREKAAALSLSAVCSPAARPPGFSLAQKPFGATFVWSSIISALQTQVEVKKRRQNLKCHHDCFIGSDAVDVVFAHLLQNKYFGDVDISRAKVVRVCQALMDCKVFEAVSTRVFGKDKRSAFEDSSSSLYRFTNASNQPELEKDYLQCTPQRYEKSTLFHPSPFKPESLEDLWDNLSLKPASSPQVNISDSLSRRVINEVWQEQTIARLLQLVDLPLLESLLEHQEIRPQLPQPSKAAGYVITSNYLDREILKAFSDSQTDEWLSAAIDCLEYLPDHMVVYISRNLPDQPDKADAWKLLLFENIGRYYSQKKEPLLSHASEIHLGIAELLVNGKMEQSLEAVQLYLKLLDSQVREEFRRLLYFMAVAAHHSELKLQKESDNRMVVKRTFSKAIINNKNLSRGKTDLLILFLVDNQRDVLKIPGALHKMVSNKLLALQKGQDPSKITGYTFCQKLDEREYRSNTEKTTKDELLSLLKAIDEDSKLSDKERKRLLEQFHSSNPSIFMQYFGDRVTNMCV, encoded by the exons ATGGCCACGGTGCGAGAGAAGGCGGCGGCTCTGAGCCTCAGCGCGGTCTGCAGCCCCGCCGCCAGGCCGCCGG GCTTTAGCTTGGCGCAGAAGCCGTTTGGAGCGACGTTCGTCTGGAGCAGCATTATCAGCGCTCTCCAAACTCAAGTGGAAGTGAAGAAGCGCCGCCAGAACCTGAAGTGTCACCATGACTGTTTCATTGGTTCGGACGCGGTGGACGTTGTCTTTGCCCATCTTCTGCAGAACAAGTATTTTGGGGACGTGGATATTTCCCGGGCGAAGGTGGTGCGCGTGTGCCAAGCGCTGATGGATTGCAAAGTGTTTGAGGCTGTCTCCACGAGGGTCTTTGGGAAAGACAAGCGCTCCGCGTTtgaagacagcagcagcagcctctacAGATTCACAAATGCCTCAAACCAGCCGGAGCTTGAGAAAGATTACCTGCAGTGTACCCCACAGAG ATATGAGAAGAGCACGTTGTTCCACCCTTCTCCATTCAAACCAGAAAGCTTGGAGGATCTTTGGGACAACCTAAGTCTAAAGCCTGCAAGCAGCCCTCAAGTAAACATCTCGGATAGCTTGTCCCGTCGAG TTATTAATGAAGTGTGGCAAGAACAAACAATTGCTCGCCTGCTGCAGCTGGTCGACCTCCCTCTCCTGGAGTCTCTGCTTGAGCACCAGGAGATCAGAcctcagctcccacagcccagcaAGGCAGCTGGATATGTCATCACCAGTAACTACCTGGACAGGGAGATCCTCAAGGCTTTCAGTGACTCGCA GACAGACGAGTGGCTCTCGGCAGCAATTGATTGCTTGGAATATCTGCCCGATCATATGGTGGTGTATATTAGCAGGAACCTGCCCGATCAGCCAGACAAAGCAGATGCCTggaaactgctgctgtttgaaaACATTGGTAGATATTACAGCCAAAAAAAGGAGCCACTCTTAAGCCACGCATCTGAAATTCATTTAGGAATTGCAGAACTATTAG tGAATGGGAAGATGGAGCAATCTTTAGAAGCTGTTCAGCTCTATTTGAAGCTCCTAGACAGCCAAGTCAGGGAGGAGTTCAGGAGACTGCTGTACTTCATGGCTGTTGCAGCACATCATTCTGAGCTCAAGCTCCAGAAGGAG AGTGACAACAGGATGGTTGTGAAAAGGACATTCTCTAAAGCTATTATCAACAATAAAAACTTATCCAGAGGGAAAACTGACCTCCTGATCTTGTTCCTTGTGGACAACCAGAGAGATGTGTTAAAG ATCCCAGGGGCACTGCACAAAATGGTCAGCAATAAActgctggctctgcagaaaGGCCAGGATCCCAGCAAGATAACAG GTTATACCTTCTGCCAAAAGCTTGATGAAAGAGAGTATCGCTCCAACACAGAGAAGACCACAAAGGATGAGCTATTATCGCTATTGAAAGCTATTGATGAAGATTCAAAGCTCTCtgacaaagagagaaagaggctGCTAGAACAGTTTCATAGTAGTAATCCAAGTATTTTTATGCAGTATTTCGGAGACAGAGTTACTaatatgtgtgtgtga